The nucleotide sequence TCTTTAGCCATTAAAGCCTGCACCTGGACGACAGGGCTTCTGCGGACCAATCAGAGCTCGGCACAGCCCTGTCGGGAAGAGGCACCGCCTGAATAATCGCTGACTGGATTTCCTGGGCCTGACAGTGCACACGCGTGACCGAGCACACGTGTCGCAGCGTGTAGCTAACAGAAACAGGCCTGGCCTGGTCTGAGGAGCCTGACAGTGCACACGCGTGACCGAGCACGCGTGTCGCAGCGCGCGGCTAACAGAAACGGGCCCTGCTCTTTACCGCCGTTTCCCCGCCATCCCGGCCGAGGGGctccggggcggggcggcgaaTCGGACGCGGCCTCGGCGGACGCTCGAGCGCGCCTCACCTCTTTAGGTGCTCCAGCAGGGTGAGGAAGGTGATGAGGTTGGGGTCGGGGAGCGAGCGCAGGAGGTGCATCATGCAGTTCTCCTTGGCGGCAGGGTCCGACAGCGCTGTGGGGAGACACGTTCTGCGTTACAACCTACCCCACTCGCAAAACCCTGACCTGTCCCACGCACTCACAAGCCGTTCTCTCAGGGTAATCAATGCTGGGTCATTAGTACTTAATATACACATGATAGTTTaacatcaattttaaatgaggtgGGCTGGACATAGTGATCATAAAGCAGTCAGGCTTAGAGGCGCCtgctaaataatacattttgggTACGTTCTGCCAAACACCATTCCTGAGTTCACATTATTACCCCAGGAAGCAATCCGGATGACCTTTCATTGTGCTTAGTTATTAGAGTAAATGGTATAAGGATGGTATATGCAGGAATTccactggggtcagaggtcatgggtCAGAGGTCGTGGGTCAGGCATACCTATCCCCTCCATGAAGGCTGGGTACAGGCGGTCCGTGAGCAGCGGCTCCGGAAGCTCCCGGAAGTACAGCTTCAGCGTCCCCGCGATGGCGTTGATGTCCATGTCGCTCAGCATCATCAGGATGTCTTTGGTatctgaggagagaagaggaacgCTCAGAACCGTCGCTGGCATCCGGCCGCTCTCATTCTCGAGAGCGCTAGCCggcttatttctgttttttatttgtctttgcgCATTCCTATTGCCTATGAGCTGCTCCCAGCAATCATAAAGCCACTGCAGCTGACAGCTGGGAGTCTCGTGGCCGCCTGCTCTTTCCCACAAGAGTCCTGTTTTTAGAAAAGCTGAGGTATGCCTCGCGTGATATACGCAGTATACTGCCCctagaggaggagaggggaaaggCACAGCTCAGcgcagagagaggctgagagagaagcACTGCAGAACAGACCCCTGttcaaaacacatttgcatcatttttcaCTCCACACGCTACTAAACTTTAACATTGGTCCTGCAGACCACCTAGAATTTTCACCAGGACATGTGACGAGCATAAACATAAGCACTTAATCctacaatataaacaaaaggaGAACTGTTTATTTGGAACATCGGTGAAGatgtttttaataattgtcAGTAATCTCCAGAAATGTCTCGGGTGCGTGTGGAATTaaggtatttaaaataattattttgccaaGATTCGCAGCAGAACAAATGGAAATTCCAAATCAGTCCAATCACCTTATCTGATTTAGCAGTATTCTAGAAGCTTTCAGGACTACCTGTGCTAGACAGGGTATTGACACAGCAAGAACATTAGCATGCAAACTGAGTGTGACGTTACAACGGCCTAAAATAATCCTCAGGATATTTCGCATGAGACATGCGGGCCCTGGCGCAGTCCTCTTACTCGCGTCGAAGGCCGCTTTCAGGGCCTGGATGTCCGTGGCCACCCCTGAGATCCTGTAGATGCCCACTTCGTCGATCCCCCTCTTCTCCACCTCCTCAATGCACTGACGGACGATGTAAGGCACCTTAGAACGCTCCCGCCTGTGGAGGAACAAAGCCCTTCGGTTGGCGCGCTCAAATAGAGGCATTCAAGCAGCTGTACAAATTAATCTCCATATCATTAGCACTATGTGTTAAATGTTACCATTAATTTGCTTAACAGATACTTTTATTGAATGTAATTTACACAgccttttctgtttatttgtacATAGTATATATTTGCTGTATTCAACTGGATATGAATTTAAGTAAATCTGTTTGTACTTTGGCTCAtgagtacaacagcagtgccattACAccagggatttgaacctgcagccttttgCAAGCTGGGGCATGCTGTGTGGAAACAGGTCAGTGAGGAGTGTCCTCATGTTTATAGTTGTAATATGAGGGGCTCCCAGAACATCAAGGGGAAAGGGGCAGTCTGGCAGGCTTGTTTCTCAGAGGTCTGTGtagggatttgaacctgcagcttcTTACAAGCTCTTAtgagttacaagcccaattCCTTAACCAATACCACATAGGCcccaataataaataacatggaatacaaataataaatatgataaCTGATGGGAGAGGAAATGGATGTGATAAATGAACTGCAATATCATGTTTGTATTTCTCTCGGTGCAGTGGTTGACAGGTGTTGCTTTTCACTAAAGGACAAAACAGCTGATTTACTCACTTCGTCACCACGCTGATTTTGACACCGAACACGCCACTCTGTTTTTTGGAAGGCGTTCTCTTCAAGCTTAAGTCCCGACTGGTGAACTTCATTGAGAACTCCACTTTGATCTGAGGGAAGAAAGACACCGTCAGTGTGTCAGcataaaaaagaggaaaaaaaacctaaataagTGCCTAACTATGACTGCTCAAAGGCAGGACATAGCACATGCATATGATCTTTTCATACCTCTCTCAGGtgtattacaaatatatttttacacattgggaaaaatgtaatttgactATACATGTCCTGTGACTACCAATGACTAAAGCCCCATACAGTAATGGATGTTCCCCAAGGGGAGGCCTCCTCTTACCCCATTCATCTCTATGACGTCCATGTGCCAGTTCTTGGACTGCACGGTCTGGGGGTCCAACtgcaaaagaagaagagaacagCGTAGTGAGCTTCAGCGCTCGGCCTCCCTAGATGAGCCACTCCCACGCGTTTCTGCAGTACTTCAGGGCACTGCGCACAGACAAGAGCCTTAAAACAGCGGAGATGAGCTGGAGGACTGTGCTATCCCAGAGTCCCCGTTCTCTCGTTTTCCCTCCAGAAACCCTCATAAATGCCGTGTGCGTGGTGCTCACTATTGCACGAGCCCCCAGCGATCCCCGCCACGCACACATgggcatcacacacacacattctcatcaTGTGATGCAGAAGTGCCCTGCAGCAAGCATGGGGCCGCTTCCTCCATAAACCATCAAAGGAACCGTGAGCATGCCGCAGTACACACGTGAGACAAACAGGCACACTGTTCCcatgtataacacacacacacacacgcatacacgcaagcacgcacgcacgcacgcacgcacgcacgcacgcacgcacgcacgcacgcacgcacgcacgcacgcacgcacgcatacacacgcacacacacacacacacacacacacatacacacatcttcAAAGAGTACAGACCACTCCACCAACAGTGACTGCATATGCTACAGTAAGTGCAGTAAACTGAAATGACGTCCATTCAGTTATTTCACTGTTAGCTGAGCTGAGATTATGGACACATGTACTTATGTGTAGTGCATTTGTCCACTGCCCTGGGAGAGTAACTTGTTATCTTTTCCTTAAATGGCTGTAGGCCATTTTTTGCCTCAGCCAATAGCCAGGCTGACCTCCCTCCAGAAGGGTCCGGGTTCAGTGGGAACTAGCCTTCAGTCTCGTGTTTCCAGGATCACTGAACTCTGGAGGAAATCGCCCGGCTACGCCGTGGCGCTAACGCTACCGTGCTCCTGGTAAACACGCTTGCGTGAGGCGGGCGAGCGCGCGCGCCAGTCCGCTCGCACCTGCCCAGACGTCCCACATCCAAACACCTCCCCCCGTTCTCCTCAGAATCGGCTCCCCTTCCAAATCCCGCCGAGAGGCACGTAGCGCTTTCCGCTCCGAGACTCCGGCGTCGCGGGGCTATTTTCGGAGCTACGCGGAGAAGACCCTATTTTTCCGTCCACTGTTGGAAATTCCCAGACAGGCATGActataagaagaagaaaaaaatccctgGGAACTCTGGATTGaacttcacatttttctttcttttttttttttttgtgctgcccTTATTAAATTTCCGGGATGCTGACATCTGATAAGGCCGAATGCACTCGGCCTGGATCCCTTGAGTGGAGTAGAGGAACGGCCTTGTTTGGGTTATCTGCACCCTGATCCAGCGGCTCCGCGCTTTATAATGAAGGGTCTAGAATGTTCCGTGGCCGTCTAGCCTGTGATAACGCTGCATGAGTCATTGTGTTCGGACACACCGCATTGTTTTCACCAACAAGAAACCGGGGAAAACCTCCTTAAATATGCTATTAAATTTCAAACATCTCACAGCATGCTATAtcttgtatatactgtacacaggaAGACACAATGTGTCTTATGGGTAAACCTAAAACATATGCAAGTTCCCAAGCTGAGCACTCACAAACATTTTTGACCTGTTAATAATTAATAGCAAACTTTAATGATGCCCAAAAGAAATATTTACAGGAAACCTAGGGGCCATTTTTAAAGGGCTGGGAACGCTGCCCAGCATGAGTTATATTATGTCATCAAAATGTAAGGTTAGATGCCACTGAGGACAGTGTTCCAATACTGCTGAGCTACCGATGTAGCAAAACTGGACTTATCACTCCACGGCTGCGAATTTAACCCCCGGGTGAGTCACTGCTGCTATACCCTCCAGCGAGGTACTTCATCACAACTGGCAAGAAGTGAATTTCCTCTTCGAGCATTTCCTACATAAAAAGGTGAACAATGGGCAGTTCCAGTAATGGTGAACTGTGTCATTTGATGAAAGCCCCATTACAAAGTAGCCTTCAGTAGCATTTGGATTGCTGGGAATCAGAGTCTGGGCTGTGGCTTTCCCGTCTTTGCCTGTGGTCTGCAGGGATTGCTGCTGCCTACGCAGACCACTGGGAAACAACCCTGGAGGACCGCCCCTTTTCCCGTGATGCACTGGGAACACCTCGTATCACAGACAAACTGATCAGTTGCCACACGCTATGCCACACTCTACTTGTAATATTGCCCTGCAGCACCACTTCCAAGATCTATAGCTGTCCTTCCTTTACAGCATGCTTAACTACAACTTGAAAAGGAGGTTTCTGGAAAAAGTCATTGCGAATCtgaaaattaactaaaaaaaaaagttattagcTTGATTTACCAAGCTgaaatcaaccaatcaaaagaaACTTACAACACTGGCTTATTGTTaagtaaaacaacatttttacttTCTCAGAAATATTCCTAGgtacatgtatatgtacataaaAAACTTTCTcttaaaaaactatttattgaTATATAAATCTTCAAGGAAATAAGTCAAACCTTGCATCTGAGATGCCAACACATATATTGCTTGCAGGTAACAGGGTTACTATGCTTGTGTGTAGTAGGCCAAGTGCGTCGGACAAAATAACAGACAGAAACTAGGTCAAAAGTTATATAGGCTAcaagcatttcattttgacGGAGTAGAGTGACTATCCTGGAAAAGATTTTTATCAGCGTTGGGTTACTGCTGCACAAAAATGAGTCACATAAACCAAGAACACGAGCACACCCAATAATTTCGACTGCTGCCAGGTAGACAAACACAGCTTGTAGCAGGCAATAAACTACACCACTGTCATACGATCCCCTTTAGAAGTTCATAAAAACAACGGTCAGCCACAAAGGCCGGGCACATGCTGCCGTGGATccctgaccccagatcagtagCAGATGGAGGAATATTTGTGTGGCAGTTTATACACAGTCTTGTTCCACAGGCCCCTTAGAGATCTCTGTCTGTTATACCGGATCAGACCATAATAAGATGACTGCTTACATCACCATGGCAATAGCTGAAGGCAGACTATGATGCTCCTTTCATGGGAAAGACACAATCAAACAGCAATGCCTCACTGCGTCGACTGCTCAGTAATATAATGCAATTACCAGGCTCTAGGCTTACTTTCAGTAACCGCATTCATTTTGCGTTAAAAAGGCCATTTCAAACGACCCGCGTGGGCCCCGTTACGGTAATGGCCAATTTTCACAGCCGgagtatattttaaatgagcCCGGGGTGTTATCAGGGCAGTTTGGCCCACACGGGGCACCGGTAAGAAGCAACCCGGGGTAGGGGCAAGCTCGTCTGCCACCGGGCCCCCTGGTGGAGCCGCCCAAATGGGTTTTCAGCTCCAGCTTCACCCTCAATTAAGTTCCAGGGCTGGCATTATTAGCGATAAACGCAGTCAAAATGAACAGGccataaaaagaataaaaaacccCTTAATGCAGTCTCCCGACTTTCACTCAGGGCTTCTCAAAACCTTCACTtcaaataaaggttttttaaattacagaccTGGAGGATTTTcccccattaccccccccccccccccccccttttaaaaagaggaaaattagGCGGTTGAAGTGAAGACTGAAAAAGTGCATAGCTAAGGGAAATATTTATAGTGCCTGCTCAGTTATTTCAGCACAttgctgcagtgtgtttttcctgagctcagtgcattgtgggaatgaaataaaatgggctGCATGGAAGAAGAAATCCCTTTGAAGTTGGATCCTGGGATGATGAGAAAAAGCCGCTGTGGTGCGAGCTTGCCGGCTGGCTGGCAAAACAACAGCGAGATGATGAAAGGTCTCGCTGTCGGAGTGACtacacagccagccaatgaGAGGACAGAGATCATATCGTCTCATATCGTCTTTTTACCGCGGATACCGAGATAACTGCCTGGAGAAAAGAGTACTCATACCTGATTTTCAGAGACGAaggcagactttttttttaatgcattctgACTGCATCTGTATTTATagaacacaaacatgaaataaaaaccacatTTCCAAGCGCGCAGAGCTACATCCCCTTCACTCAACGACAGTCGAAATGCCGGAATGTTCCGCGGAGACCGCAGAGTCCCCCGCGGCTTCCCTCCGAATTTCAAAGACTCTGGCCGTGTGCGACGGCCAGTTGAAGACCCGGTTTAAGCGTTTGGTGTGGTCATAGCGCAGCGTAGCAAAGCTCCTGGAGAAGAACCCTTTTTCCTGGCCATGCCCAGAGGCAAACTGCTCTACTGTTCGGGGGGTCTGGTgggaggagctggggggggggcgtgtctcaGAGCTGAACAGGCTGTGATTGGGCGCCGAGGCTTGGCGGTTAAGGGAGGCGGGCCGATGAGAACCAGATGAGGCTCCGCTCGGAATGGGGCTCACCCCCCTGCGGAGCTCTGGAAGCACCCCCCGGCCCACCCCCGGCCCCAAACCGGCAGGACCAGGAGCACCCTGGCCCGGGCTGTGTATCGGTTACACAACCACAGCTACCGCCCGGCCCGCCATCGGAGACGGCGGTAAAGTGGCGGGGTACAAGGCTACGGCAAGCCGCACAGGGACAGTAAAGGCATACGCGAACCGCATTCCTCACACAGCGACAGAAGGACCGCAGAGCGTTCACAATGTGTGCGACGGCAGCCACGGCGACAGTATCGCTGTACCGCTGCTTACAGCACATACACAGAGCGCACTGCTACACGACGCACGCGAGACGTACGCAGGCGGGCGTGTGGCGGCCACATCTACTTCAAAGATAGGCTCCATTGTCTACACAGACATTTAAGAAGGCACGGCCCCCAAAGGGACACTACCGTACTGAGATCCAGATGGGCGGCCTGTACATCCGATACACTGTACAGCCGCACACGGGCACTGGATTAGCATAACTGTACAGGCGTGGGAGAACCCGAGCGGGCAGGCCCATTGTTTGAAGGGCCTACGGGGACTTTTGCTGCACTTCATTTTACAGCTGCACAAACGAAGCCTTTGTTTGGACAGGAAGTCACGTGACCAGGTGAACACAACCAGGTGCTGGCTCATGCAGCCAATAACAGTCCACACTAGTGAACTTTTACTTGACAGGAACGGGAAATTTTCTCATAGATGCTTAATGGCTTGTAATGCCGGCTTGTGAAATACCGGCTTATCCCGGCCCTCCAGACCGCTGATTGGTCCTCCCCTGACCTACAACGAACACAAACTGCATTCCATTCCGGTTAGCGTTACAGTTCCCAGCCAGGTTGAGACGGTCGCAGGGTGAAGAAACACGGTAGCGCCCGCCGGCTGCCGTAAGAGATCAGGGTGCCGTCGGCTTAGTCACTGTCTGCGCATGAGCCAAGCCGTCCGACCgagaaacaccaaaaaaaaccccagaaccTTCCGAGTTTCGGCTCTGGCAGGGAACTTCCACTCATGTGGAAGCGCATATGGAACACATTCCCCCTCGCACATTTATCTGAtttcagaaagggggggggggggggggggtgggggagggtatTAAAAAAGGGATTAGGGAAGCTTGGGCATTGATTTAAATAAGCAAGAGAGCGAGAGTTGTGGATGTGTTTCAGaccggagaaaaaaaaaaaacccccgaTCATTTCCCTCTCCTGGACCGCAGACATCTGTCGTTAGCATCCGCCGCGCGAAGTGGGAAACGCGAAATCGACGGCGATTACGAACGTCGTGCTTTTCGTGGAAACGCTCCGGGTTTTCTtcgcagctgtttttttttttttttttacggccaCCAAAGACAGCCAGCGTAAATACTTCAGCGAATGCACTAGGCTAATTACCCAAACTGTTTAAAACGGCCTCAAAACACAAAGCCCTGCCGGGCCGAGCGATCTATTATCGCAGTGGTCAACGCGCAAAAACGCAAACAGCCAGTCCCTCGTCCGAAATGGTGGACGCTGTGATCCAACAGGCCGCGAGAATCATTAAACGGTCTCACGTGCTCCCGCTGTGGAGAGAAAGCAGCCGCCTTAATCTTAATTAGTTTATAACCGCGGAGGAGTGCACACGCGCTCACTTGATTCATTAGAAATATAAGCCGAGCGGAGGTGTTGTTAGGACGCAATTATTCCAAATGCTTAATTGCCTAATCATTTTCTCTGCGCGTCTTCATAGTTCCGTAACGTTTCGCTGGTCGGTGCGGTTAGATTTAATTTCGCTCCGAGACTGTTTTTAATTATCGTCGCTTAAATCCTTTTTAATTTGCGGCGACATCCACTGGCAGAACTCTAGCCTTAATTTTAATTGCATTCCCAGCTAACTTTCACTGCGCTGGAATGAAATTATCTTGAGTCTTCTTATGACTGTCGTATGTGAAGCTGTGCTTGAACGACGATCGATCGATGGGCTGGAGGTAATGTCTCAATGACTTCCGTAAATTCTCAGACCTTCCGCTGTCCCTTTAACATGGCTGCTCGCACTACAGTGAAAAACACTTGCTTATGATGTTTCAGCCTGGGCTGGGTTcacaaagaaatatatatatattttttaaagccgTCACATTGTGTTCTAATCTGTAGGGCACACCAGCATGGCCGTTCTCTTGCttacatgtgcaaacacacagcctgtcCTCCTATCTAATTGAttaccggtgtgtgtgtgtgtgtgtgcgtgtgtgtgtgtgtgtgtgcggagctGGCTGTGCGAGCAGGGCCTGCTGCTGGGCATCAGTCAGGGGGGGATTAGTGAGCCTGACAGGGAGAGGTGGGACCGCTGGAGCCCCTGGACACTCTGCTTTACAGGCAGACCCAGCCTTCTGACAGTAAGGAAGACGAAGGGCCCTGCTTTAATGAGTACAGAGAGTAATTACTGCCCCCGGCACCCAGTCACAGCTCCTGgacagcatgcacatgcacatgcacgcacgtgcacacacatacaaatacacacacacgtgcacacacacacgcacaaacacacacacacacacacacacatacacacacacaaacacagacacacactgacaggcaaacacacacagacacacacacacagaaaacacaccaacacagacaaacacacagacacacgcacaaacatgcacacacgtgcacacacacacacacacacacacgcccatacacTATTCACTGTTCACGCTACATCCCCTGTTGACCAGAGCACAAGGCGGTGGACTAGGCTGCCCTTAAAGCAGTGCATGTTCTCCTGATCCAGAAGCCAGTGCGGACAACAGCACACTGCGCAATGACAGTGCTTTTATCAGCCTCTCCATTACAGTAAATCACCCGGCACTACATCACAACACTCtccccc is from Anguilla anguilla isolate fAngAng1 chromosome 9, fAngAng1.pri, whole genome shotgun sequence and encodes:
- the abr gene encoding active breakpoint cluster region-related protein isoform X6: MTDVLVSDGTLTSTCERLERCCLEAGRDQPPAKRQPNTGAKLWGRVRSKLLRQKLDPQTVQSKNWHMDVIEMNGIKVEFSMKFTSRDLSLKRTPSKKQSGVFGVKISVVTKRERSKVPYIVRQCIEEVEKRGIDEVGIYRISGVATDIQALKAAFDANTKDILMMLSDMDINAIAGTLKLYFRELPEPLLTDRLYPAFMEGIALSDPAAKENCMMHLLRSLPDPNLITFLTLLEHLKRVAEKEPINKMSLHNLATVFGPTLLRPSESESSKGHVTLASDIWSHDVMAQVQVLLYYLQHPPISFSELKRNTLYFSTDV